A section of the Ranitomeya imitator isolate aRanImi1 chromosome 7, aRanImi1.pri, whole genome shotgun sequence genome encodes:
- the LOC138645704 gene encoding serine protease 27-like isoform X1, with amino-acid sequence MRHHHMWTLLLLVSTDFQSALSYAGCGKPMTSDRIVGGQDAFYGEWPWQISLRKNGIHICGGVMIDSQWVLSAAHCFVRPFTPSDYKVNLGAYQLSIPTGVMSEVSAIYIHPIYQRAGSSGDIALIKLMNPVSYTDYVMPICIPAQDVQFPSNLNCFVTGWGSIKSGVSLPSPQTLQKVQLPIIDRAECDAMYHINNPTITANTTLIQWDMICAGYKDGEKDACQGDSGGPLACRWDGSWLLAGLVSWGFGCAIPNRPGVYTRVTAYSGWIQQYVPQFQLTPADITVLEPTNGSVMPSSVLTLLFLILAMLMHKIC; translated from the exons ATTTCCAGTCTGCGCTGAGTTACGCAG GTTGTGGAAAGCCAATGACGTCGGATCGCATCGTGGGTGGACAGGACGCCTTCTATGGGGAGTGGCCCTGGCAGATAAGTCTGAGAAAGAACGGTATCCACATCTGTGGCGGAGTCATGATTGACTCCCAGTGGGTGCTGAGTGCGGCTCACTGCTTCGTCCG GCCCTTCACACCCTCAGATTACAAGGTGAATCTCGGAGCATACCAGCTGTCTATACCCACCGGCGTCATGTCGGAAGTCAGCGCCATTTATATCCATCCAATATACCAGCGTGCGGGCTCCAGTGGGGACATCGCCCTGATAAAGCTCATGAATCCGGTGTCATACACAGACTATGTGATGCCCATCTGTATCCCCGCCCAAGATGTCCAGTTTCCCAGTAACCTGAACTGCTTTGTGACTGGCTGGGGATCCATCAAATCTGGAG tgAGTCTACCGTCACCTCAGACGCTACAGAAGGTCCAGCTCCCCATTATCGACCGTGCAGAGTGTGACGCCATGTACCACATCAACAACCCCACTATAACCGCCAACACCACCTTAATCCAGTGGGACATGATCTGTGCAGGATACAAGGATGGTGAGAAGGACGCCTGCCAG GGCGACTCCGGTGGTCCATTGGCTTGTCGATGGGATGGGTCTTGGCTCTTGGCTGGACTGGTCAGCTGGGGCTTCGGTTGTGCTATTCCAAACCGTCCTGGTGTATATACAAGAGTGACTGCATATTCTGGCTGGATTCAGCAATATGTGCCACAATTCCAGCTGACACCCGCTGACATCACAGTGCTAGAACCCACCAACGGTTCAGTGATGCCCTCCTCGGTGCTCACCCTTCTCTTCTTGATCCTCGCCATGCTCATGCACAAGATCTGCTAG
- the LOC138645704 gene encoding prostasin-like isoform X2: protein MTSDRIVGGQDAFYGEWPWQISLRKNGIHICGGVMIDSQWVLSAAHCFVRPFTPSDYKVNLGAYQLSIPTGVMSEVSAIYIHPIYQRAGSSGDIALIKLMNPVSYTDYVMPICIPAQDVQFPSNLNCFVTGWGSIKSGVSLPSPQTLQKVQLPIIDRAECDAMYHINNPTITANTTLIQWDMICAGYKDGEKDACQGDSGGPLACRWDGSWLLAGLVSWGFGCAIPNRPGVYTRVTAYSGWIQQYVPQFQLTPADITVLEPTNGSVMPSSVLTLLFLILAMLMHKIC, encoded by the exons ATGACGTCGGATCGCATCGTGGGTGGACAGGACGCCTTCTATGGGGAGTGGCCCTGGCAGATAAGTCTGAGAAAGAACGGTATCCACATCTGTGGCGGAGTCATGATTGACTCCCAGTGGGTGCTGAGTGCGGCTCACTGCTTCGTCCG GCCCTTCACACCCTCAGATTACAAGGTGAATCTCGGAGCATACCAGCTGTCTATACCCACCGGCGTCATGTCGGAAGTCAGCGCCATTTATATCCATCCAATATACCAGCGTGCGGGCTCCAGTGGGGACATCGCCCTGATAAAGCTCATGAATCCGGTGTCATACACAGACTATGTGATGCCCATCTGTATCCCCGCCCAAGATGTCCAGTTTCCCAGTAACCTGAACTGCTTTGTGACTGGCTGGGGATCCATCAAATCTGGAG tgAGTCTACCGTCACCTCAGACGCTACAGAAGGTCCAGCTCCCCATTATCGACCGTGCAGAGTGTGACGCCATGTACCACATCAACAACCCCACTATAACCGCCAACACCACCTTAATCCAGTGGGACATGATCTGTGCAGGATACAAGGATGGTGAGAAGGACGCCTGCCAG GGCGACTCCGGTGGTCCATTGGCTTGTCGATGGGATGGGTCTTGGCTCTTGGCTGGACTGGTCAGCTGGGGCTTCGGTTGTGCTATTCCAAACCGTCCTGGTGTATATACAAGAGTGACTGCATATTCTGGCTGGATTCAGCAATATGTGCCACAATTCCAGCTGACACCCGCTGACATCACAGTGCTAGAACCCACCAACGGTTCAGTGATGCCCTCCTCGGTGCTCACCCTTCTCTTCTTGATCCTCGCCATGCTCATGCACAAGATCTGCTAG